GGTTTGTACGCTGGTGGAAGGGAGTAATCCAGCCTGGCGGCAAGGCGGTGATGGCAGCAGCTGCGGGAGCGGTGGTGGTAAGCCTAGCCATTAACACTATTAATAAAGGAGGCGGTACCGGTGGCGATGCGGATGCCCGAAAGTAATTACGGCGAGGAGAGAGTAGTTAGGTTTGGTTTGGCCTCCCGCCTGGCCCACTGGAGCAATGCTATATGTTTTGTGTTGCTTTTAGTTACTGGAGCGGCGCTGGTGTTCCCAAGCTTCGGCCATGCCGTAGGTCCGGAGGGGATGCGGGCCTTCCGCCAGATCCACCGCGTGGTAGCGGTGCCTTTTGCCTTCCTGGCCCCCTTGATCATGATCCTTGGTGATCCCAAAGCTCTCGGGAATTGGCTCAAGGAGATTTTTAGCTGGAGCAAGACGGATCTGGAGTTCATCTTGGCTTACCCCCGGGAATTTTTCGGCCTAAAGGCAAAGCTGCCGGAGCAGGGCAAGTTTAATGCGGGCGAGAAATTGAACTCGCTGTTGACGCTGTTTGGATGTCTAATGATGGCCATCACCGGCTTCATCATGCTCTATCCAGGCCGGTTTTCCCCGGCAGTAGTGGGCTGGGCCCACCCGCTCCACTCTTTAGGAGCGCTGGTCATAGGTGGGGTCATCATTGGCCATGCCTACCTCTCCCTTTTGCACCCTCACTCGAAGGAGAGCATTAAAGGCATGATCTGGGGAACGGTGTCAGCTCGCTTTGCCCGGGAACACCATGCCAAATGGTATCGGGAAGCAGTTAAGCTGCGGGTGCAACCGGCCATGAGACCCATTGAGGGTGAAGAAATTGATTCCATAGCCTAGGACGTAGATCCTGGGGTGGCAAAGGGCGGCGCGAGTGGCTTAGGCATCTGATCGGAGGCTGCCCGGCAGGCTGGGTGCCGATTAGGAGGCCCGGGAGGTAGCCAGGCCCGGGCCAATTTTCTTTGAACAGTTCAAGGAATCCTTAGATTATTGTCGAATTCCAACTGCGAGGAGGGGATCAGCCATGCCATTTAATATTGGACCTACAGAACTAATTCTCATCCTGATCATTGTCCTGGTCATATTTGGAGCCGGCAAACTTGTAGGGGTAGGTCGGGCCCTAGGGCAGAGCATTAGGGAGTTCAAATCGGCTGTCCAGGGCGATACTGAAAGCAAGCCAGAAGTAATGGCCAGTAAAGAGAAGTCAGAAGCGAATCAGGCCGAACCCCAACAAGATGGCGCCCGCAGCTGAAGGTGGGCGGCAAGGCTCTGAGCGGCGCGACTGTTAGCCCAATCTGCAACTAATGGCGGGCCTTAAGGCCAAGGGGGGAGGGTGATGATTTGTTTAATATTGGTCCCACCGAGCTGATTCTTATTTTGGTAGTAGCTCTGATTATCTTTGGTCCTAAAAAGCTTCCCGAGATAGGGCGAACCATAGGTGCGGCGGTACGGG
The genomic region above belongs to Clostridia bacterium and contains:
- a CDS encoding twin-arginine translocase TatA/TatE family subunit encodes the protein MFNIGPTELILILVVALIIFGPKKLPEIGRTIGAAVR
- a CDS encoding cytochrome b/b6 domain-containing protein, whose protein sequence is MPESNYGEERVVRFGLASRLAHWSNAICFVLLLVTGAALVFPSFGHAVGPEGMRAFRQIHRVVAVPFAFLAPLIMILGDPKALGNWLKEIFSWSKTDLEFILAYPREFFGLKAKLPEQGKFNAGEKLNSLLTLFGCLMMAITGFIMLYPGRFSPAVVGWAHPLHSLGALVIGGVIIGHAYLSLLHPHSKESIKGMIWGTVSARFAREHHAKWYREAVKLRVQPAMRPIEGEEIDSIA
- the tatA gene encoding twin-arginine translocase TatA/TatE family subunit, yielding MPFNIGPTELILILIIVLVIFGAGKLVGVGRALGQSIREFKSAVQGDTESKPEVMASKEKSEANQAEPQQDGARS